The Desulforegula conservatrix Mb1Pa genome segment GTTACGAGCAAAGGACGCTCTAACCCGACCTACATTTATCCCTGATATTCCAGCCCCAGCTCCGCCATTCCGCGTTTGACATTTTTCAGGCTCGTCACCGCCCTTATCTTTAAGGAATGCCTCGTCTCCTCATCATCAGCCCTGACAAGGGCAAACAGATCCATGACCACTGTGTTCAGATTTTCGTGAATTCCGTTGATCCGTTTTTTTCTTTCTTTTTCCGCTATTTTAAAAAGCTTCATTTTGTCTCCTTGCAGCTCTTGCAAGCTTTAAAAAGTCTAACTCTCAATGGATTGGTTGCCGAAAATGGTTGTCTTTTGTTTTCGGCGCATTCGGCAAGGTCAATCTCTCCAAGCACCGGGCAGTTTACCTTAAGGCCTCCGAAGACCTCTTTAACCTTTGATAAAACCGAGTTTAAATTCCCGTTATACTTGTCGTTAATCACCAGGCTCACCGTCGCCTTCGAATATCCAAGCCTTTTGGCAACTTCTGCCTGACCAAGATCGGTGGCTTTCTGTGTAAGCAGGCCAATTGCATCGACTTCATTCATGATCGGCCCTCCTGATACATGACCTTTTTAAGATTCGGATCGTATACCTGCCTTACTTTTTTGATCATCGGAGCTTTCGGGCCTGTGTACATGGATTGTATCAATCTGTATCTG includes the following:
- a CDS encoding helix-turn-helix domain-containing protein, whose protein sequence is MNEVDAIGLLTQKATDLGQAEVAKRLGYSKATVSLVINDKYNGNLNSVLSKVKEVFGGLKVNCPVLGEIDLAECAENKRQPFSATNPLRVRLFKACKSCKETK